One stretch of Methanocellales archaeon DNA includes these proteins:
- a CDS encoding hydrogenase iron-sulfur subunit, with protein sequence MDPKIVAFCCNWCSYAGADLAGVSRMQYPPNVRIIKVMCSGRVEPSFVLRAFEGGIDGVLITGCHIGDCHYISGNLRAEDRVKMTKELLKTLGLEEERLRLEWISASEGEKFASVIKEFVEDLKSMGPNPLGRGVASCP encoded by the coding sequence ATGGATCCAAAAATCGTGGCTTTTTGCTGCAACTGGTGCTCCTATGCAGGTGCAGACCTGGCTGGTGTTTCCCGCATGCAATATCCGCCCAATGTGCGCATCATCAAGGTCATGTGCTCTGGTAGGGTGGAGCCCAGCTTTGTACTCAGGGCATTCGAAGGCGGCATAGATGGAGTTTTAATCACGGGGTGCCACATAGGCGACTGTCATTATATCTCTGGAAATCTTAGAGCAGAAGATAGGGTAAAAATGACCAAGGAACTCCTGAAGACATTGGGTCTGGAAGAGGAGAGGCTACGCTTGGAATGGATCTCTGCGTCAGAGGGAGAAAAATTTGCCAGTGTCATAAAAGAATTCGTGGAAGACTTGAAAAGTATGGGGCCAAATCCGCTGGGGAGGGGGGTGGCATCATGTCCTTAG
- a CDS encoding CoB--CoM heterodisulfide reductase iron-sulfur subunit A family protein — MQASKKVGAVLVVGGGIAGIQASLDLADSGFKVYLLEKSPSIGGVMAQLDKTFPTGDCSICILSPKLVNVGTHPNIELITNADLTEVSGKAGDFKVKILKKPRYVDEEKCTGCGDCVSACPYINLPDEFDMALRSRGNIFIPFLQAVPRVVMVDREHCVKCGNCVAVCDAGAIDLYQKPEEIEIHVGAIIVACGFDSFDPSGIKEYGYGRYKNVITALEYERLVCASGPTGGHLDRPSDKKTTNSIAFIQCVGSRDVKNNPYCSSVCCTYAVKEAIITKEHNPAIDVNIFYIDIRTHGKGFEEYYNRAKEEYGVRFTRCRPSSVEETDSEKMLIKYEDEDGKLIGEEFDLVVLSVGLMPPKEPKELSEKLGIELNQYGFCSTSEYSPVETSRQGIYVCGAFASPKDIPESVAQASGAASKASGLLSSERGTLVVGKSYPPEKDVLGEDPRIGVFICNCGVNIGGVVDIPRVVEYAKSLPNVAYVEEDPYTCSRDAQDRIKGAIEEHDLNRVVVASCTPRTHESLFRSTIREAGLNPYLFEMANIRDQCSWVHQHEKEEATEKTKDLVRMIVAKARLLEPLERIFVDVNPSGLVIGGGIAGMTAALELANQGYEVHLIEKEKELGGNLRRLYYSLGGVSPKEHVNELIDEVMKNSKIHVYTGTNIVDVGGYVGNFLVKINQDGDEKDLASGVIIIATGGVEYKPEEYLYGEDDRVLTQLELEEKLANNELKAKTIVMIQCVGSRNEERPYCSRVCCYDAIKNALKIKEKSPDANVYVLYRDIRTPGFTEDYYRKAREEGIIFLRYDEKEKPEVILEDGVLKVLVVDRTLGRKFLIKPDLLVLSAAVLPHPGNKELSEMLKVPLRGDGFFLEAHVKLRPIDFSNDGIFLCGLAHSPKSIDETLSQASAAASRAATILSKERVEAEGAVISVDEILCRGCGRCEEVCEYNALELKEIEPGRLVAQVKKVLCKGCGTCSVACPSGAITLKHFTDKQIIAMIDAMAGIF, encoded by the coding sequence ATGCAAGCCTCTAAGAAAGTCGGAGCAGTACTTGTCGTTGGTGGTGGGATAGCAGGTATACAGGCATCTCTTGATCTGGCAGATTCTGGCTTCAAAGTGTACCTGCTGGAGAAGTCCCCCTCTATCGGAGGAGTCATGGCACAACTCGACAAGACCTTCCCAACCGGCGATTGCTCAATATGCATTTTATCCCCTAAACTCGTGAATGTGGGAACACATCCAAACATCGAACTCATAACAAATGCTGATCTGACTGAAGTTTCCGGCAAGGCAGGAGACTTTAAGGTAAAGATACTCAAGAAACCCAGGTACGTGGACGAGGAAAAGTGCACCGGCTGTGGTGATTGTGTTTCTGCCTGCCCCTACATCAATCTTCCAGACGAGTTTGATATGGCCCTCCGCTCAAGGGGCAATATATTTATCCCGTTTCTCCAGGCTGTGCCCAGAGTCGTTATGGTGGACAGGGAGCACTGCGTCAAATGTGGAAACTGCGTAGCGGTGTGCGACGCAGGAGCCATCGATCTCTATCAAAAACCAGAGGAAATCGAGATTCACGTGGGCGCCATCATCGTTGCTTGTGGATTCGATTCCTTTGATCCCTCTGGGATAAAGGAATACGGCTATGGCAGATATAAAAACGTCATCACTGCCTTGGAGTACGAGCGCTTGGTTTGTGCTTCAGGTCCCACAGGCGGCCATCTCGACAGACCCTCTGATAAGAAGACTACGAATAGCATCGCCTTCATCCAGTGCGTCGGCTCGAGAGATGTGAAGAACAATCCCTATTGCTCCTCGGTATGTTGCACCTATGCAGTTAAAGAGGCGATAATAACAAAGGAACACAATCCTGCCATAGATGTAAATATCTTCTACATTGACATTCGAACTCATGGAAAGGGATTCGAAGAATATTACAATAGGGCAAAGGAAGAATATGGGGTAAGGTTCACGCGATGCAGGCCGTCTTCAGTAGAAGAGACCGATTCGGAAAAAATGTTGATCAAGTATGAAGATGAGGATGGAAAGCTAATAGGGGAGGAGTTCGACCTCGTGGTGCTCTCGGTCGGGCTCATGCCACCCAAGGAACCCAAAGAACTCAGTGAAAAGCTTGGAATAGAGCTAAACCAATATGGTTTCTGTTCAACCAGCGAGTACTCACCAGTGGAAACCTCTAGGCAAGGAATATATGTGTGTGGCGCTTTTGCCTCCCCCAAAGACATTCCAGAGAGCGTAGCCCAAGCATCTGGTGCTGCCTCCAAGGCATCAGGCCTTCTGTCCTCTGAAAGGGGGACGCTGGTAGTAGGAAAGTCATACCCTCCCGAAAAAGATGTCTTGGGTGAAGATCCAAGAATTGGCGTTTTCATATGCAACTGTGGAGTAAACATCGGCGGCGTAGTGGACATACCAAGGGTTGTGGAATATGCCAAATCACTGCCAAACGTGGCGTATGTGGAAGAGGACCCCTACACCTGCTCTAGGGATGCTCAAGATAGGATAAAAGGTGCCATAGAAGAGCATGACTTAAATAGGGTGGTTGTGGCTTCTTGCACTCCCAGAACCCATGAATCACTCTTCAGGAGCACGATAAGGGAAGCCGGGTTAAATCCCTATCTTTTTGAGATGGCGAATATCAGGGATCAATGCTCATGGGTACACCAACATGAAAAAGAAGAAGCAACGGAGAAGACTAAAGACCTGGTCAGGATGATCGTTGCGAAGGCAAGACTACTTGAGCCGCTAGAAAGAATATTTGTGGATGTAAACCCCTCTGGACTGGTAATCGGCGGCGGCATAGCAGGAATGACCGCTGCCCTCGAATTGGCTAATCAAGGCTATGAGGTGCACTTGATAGAGAAGGAGAAGGAACTCGGTGGCAATCTGCGCAGACTATACTATAGCTTGGGTGGTGTAAGCCCCAAGGAACATGTGAATGAGCTTATCGATGAGGTTATGAAGAACTCAAAAATACATGTTTACACGGGCACAAACATAGTGGACGTTGGGGGTTATGTTGGAAACTTTCTGGTTAAAATAAATCAAGATGGCGATGAAAAAGATCTGGCGAGTGGAGTGATCATCATAGCTACTGGCGGAGTTGAATACAAGCCAGAGGAGTATCTATACGGCGAGGATGACCGAGTGCTTACACAACTTGAGCTGGAGGAAAAGCTGGCTAACAATGAGTTAAAGGCTAAGACGATTGTGATGATTCAGTGTGTCGGCTCCAGAAACGAAGAGAGACCCTATTGTAGTCGAGTCTGCTGCTATGATGCGATCAAGAATGCGCTGAAGATCAAAGAAAAGAGCCCAGATGCAAACGTCTACGTATTATATAGGGACATAAGAACCCCCGGATTCACAGAAGATTACTATCGAAAGGCAAGAGAAGAGGGCATCATATTTCTTCGCTATGATGAAAAAGAGAAACCAGAGGTTATCCTGGAGGACGGAGTCCTGAAAGTATTGGTGGTCGATCGCACCTTGGGGAGAAAATTCTTGATCAAGCCGGATCTCTTGGTACTGAGTGCTGCAGTACTCCCTCATCCTGGCAATAAGGAACTATCAGAAATGCTAAAAGTCCCTCTTAGGGGAGATGGCTTCTTCTTAGAGGCGCACGTTAAGCTGCGGCCAATCGACTTCTCAAATGACGGAATCTTCTTGTGCGGCTTGGCTCATTCGCCCAAGTCCATAGACGAAACCCTCTCGCAGGCCAGTGCAGCTGCATCCAGAGCAGCCACGATACTGTCTAAAGAGCGTGTAGAGGCAGAGGGAGCTGTCATTAGCGTTGATGAAATCCTATGTAGGGGCTGCGGTAGGTGCGAGGAGGTATGTGAGTATAATGCCCTAGAGCTAAAAGAAATCGAGCCAGGAAGGTTAGTAGCGCAGGTAAAAAAGGTTCTCTGCAAGGGATGCGGCACCTGCTCTGTTGCGTGTCCAAGTGGCGCCATAACTCTCAAGCATTTCACAGACAAACAAATCATCGCGATGATAGATGCAATGGCAGGGATATTCTGA
- a CDS encoding mechanosensitive ion channel family protein, giving the protein MVEIAMIWDYIQYIEALVILLLTLVVARVVMRFFEKYLEKFAARTKIKGVDVIIKTIKGPLYILILLLGIHLALIIVKFPFLAQIGLVFKIIGAILGTWVIYNIVPALMQEYGRSLAKRTKTSIDQVVIPVLERIVKVFLLIVGILLILNILKINITPLLAGMGIAGLAIALALQDTLSNMFSGFYMMLDHPFKLGDRIMLGAEELYEVRDVGMRSTRLYDIINHTIVTIPNSELSKMKLTNLVEPDRRLKVRIPIGVAYGSDMAKVRRVLLEIAKEAPDVLDDPEPKVIFNEFDDFSLNLILIVWIEDVTKKVDVIDHINSRIKERFEEENIEIPFPIRTLYMKRGK; this is encoded by the coding sequence TTTTTCGAAAAATATCTGGAGAAATTTGCAGCTAGAACGAAGATTAAAGGGGTAGATGTTATAATAAAAACGATAAAAGGGCCTCTTTATATACTCATACTTCTTCTTGGTATTCATCTTGCTTTAATCATTGTAAAATTTCCGTTTTTAGCTCAAATTGGACTTGTATTTAAGATAATAGGTGCTATACTTGGCACTTGGGTTATCTATAATATTGTTCCAGCCTTGATGCAGGAATATGGACGTTCTCTGGCAAAGAGGACCAAGACCAGTATTGACCAGGTTGTCATCCCTGTCTTGGAGAGAATAGTAAAAGTATTTCTCTTAATCGTAGGCATCCTGCTAATCCTGAATATTTTGAAAATAAACATAACACCGCTGTTAGCTGGGATGGGTATCGCTGGTTTAGCAATTGCATTGGCATTGCAAGATACTCTCTCAAACATGTTTTCTGGATTTTATATGATGCTCGACCACCCATTCAAACTTGGAGACAGAATCATGTTGGGCGCGGAAGAGCTTTATGAAGTCAGGGATGTTGGCATGCGAAGTACTCGATTGTATGACATCATCAATCACACAATAGTAACCATACCTAATTCAGAACTCTCAAAGATGAAGCTGACCAATCTCGTCGAACCAGATCGCAGATTAAAGGTTCGTATACCCATCGGGGTTGCATATGGGTCAGACATGGCTAAGGTACGAAGAGTTCTTTTGGAGATAGCAAAAGAGGCACCAGATGTCTTGGACGACCCAGAACCAAAAGTTATCTTCAATGAGTTTGATGATTTTTCGCTTAATTTAATCTTAATCGTATGGATAGAAGATGTAACGAAGAAGGTAGATGTTATAGATCACATAAACTCCAGGATAAAGGAGAGATTCGAGGAGGAAAACATAGAGATACCCTTCCCCATCAGGACGCTTTATATGAAAAGGGGCAAATAA